Proteins from a single region of Chryseobacterium sp. W4I1:
- a CDS encoding DUF4199 domain-containing protein, which produces MTKSPSTLGIILFIATMIIFFVAYFFFSGINYFETSLKINAFVLPIIYAGAAFWSVKTFWNKNRIVSFKDAFSRAFVPMFIGGILSIFSMYAFLNFVDPNVKKLLNYQYVQRQKKELDTEYQSARKIMKHQKDIDELDQKYKERLPSFSPEAIKGKDMLTASHFSGYFAAILIFYVVLSVFFGAFFRTRTVYEETENQE; this is translated from the coding sequence ATGACGAAAAGTCCATCAACACTAGGAATTATACTTTTTATCGCTACAATGATCATTTTTTTTGTAGCTTATTTCTTTTTCTCGGGAATCAATTACTTTGAAACTTCGCTGAAAATCAACGCCTTCGTTCTTCCGATAATTTATGCGGGAGCAGCTTTCTGGTCTGTAAAAACCTTCTGGAACAAAAATAGAATAGTATCTTTCAAAGATGCATTCTCAAGAGCATTCGTTCCCATGTTTATCGGAGGAATTCTTTCCATTTTCAGTATGTATGCTTTTCTTAATTTTGTAGATCCCAATGTAAAAAAACTTCTGAATTACCAATATGTACAGAGACAGAAAAAAGAATTAGACACTGAATATCAGTCTGCAAGAAAGATCATGAAACATCAGAAAGATATTGATGAATTGGATCAGAAATACAAAGAAAGACTGCCAAGTTTTTCTCCCGAAGCCATTAAAGGAAAAGATATGCTTACTGCAAGTCATTTTTCAGGATATTTTGCAGCAATTCTTATATTTTACGTAGTTTTGTCGGTGTTTTTCGGAGCGTTTTTCAGAACAAGAACAGTTTACGAAGAAACAGAAAATCAAGAATAA
- a CDS encoding metal-dependent hydrolase, whose protein sequence is MKIQFLGQNCFLFTYKDKTILSDPFYNYKKAESGFDISAQKIDYILLTHAHGDHIADVEEVLQFHPEATVIAVPEICAYFKTAKNKNDVNLGGSAKIEDLKISMVPAHHTSSFPDGSYGGVPVGYIFRLPEGKNIYMAGDTGVMADMELFPRLFGKIDLSILPIGSHYTMCPRKASFAAAELLKTPKVIGCHFDTFPAIEINHESALKHFADKNVELVLPKLGEEFEF, encoded by the coding sequence ATGAAAATACAATTTTTAGGACAAAACTGTTTTTTGTTTACATACAAAGACAAAACAATTTTAAGTGATCCTTTTTACAATTACAAAAAAGCCGAATCTGGCTTCGATATATCGGCTCAGAAGATCGATTATATCTTACTGACTCATGCACACGGCGATCATATTGCTGATGTGGAAGAAGTATTGCAGTTTCACCCGGAAGCTACGGTGATTGCCGTTCCTGAGATCTGCGCTTACTTCAAGACCGCAAAGAATAAAAACGATGTGAACTTAGGAGGATCAGCAAAAATCGAGGATCTTAAAATTTCCATGGTACCGGCTCACCATACCAGTTCCTTCCCGGATGGAAGCTATGGAGGTGTTCCTGTAGGATATATTTTCAGACTTCCTGAAGGTAAGAATATCTATATGGCCGGAGATACCGGAGTCATGGCGGATATGGAGCTTTTCCCAAGACTTTTCGGAAAGATTGACCTGTCTATCCTTCCCATTGGAAGCCACTACACAATGTGCCCCAGAAAAGCTTCTTTTGCAGCAGCAGAATTATTGAAAACTCCAAAAGTGATCGGATGTCATTTCGATACTTTCCCTGCCATTGAGATTAACCATGAAAGTGCATTAAAGCATTTTGCTGATAAAAATGTAGAACTTGTTCTTCCTAAATTAGGAGAGGAGTTTGAATTTTAA
- a CDS encoding GIN domain-containing protein: MKKILYISLLLAAVSCGKVSPKGNIERKDVDVSEFVNLDLEGKFRVFYARGNKNFVEIETYPNVASNLDVDVKDKTLFIKEKRGTKGVDFYNVTIYSKYNLEKVAVADSVEMNISSEIKTDNFRLNLKNYATFMGSVNTRRAEVDMQNKSRANFLGLTKDAVIKISDTASLIAPYWKIENLNIDSKNGNYAEVNVKDSLKGNIQNTAKFIYYNNPIRAFKIDKQARVENKKLE; this comes from the coding sequence ATGAAAAAAATATTATACATAAGTCTGCTTCTAGCGGCAGTTTCCTGTGGAAAAGTGTCTCCAAAAGGAAATATTGAAAGGAAAGATGTGGATGTTTCAGAATTTGTGAATCTGGATCTGGAAGGAAAATTTCGTGTATTTTATGCCAGAGGAAACAAAAATTTTGTGGAAATCGAAACCTATCCCAACGTAGCTAGCAATCTGGATGTGGATGTAAAAGACAAAACTCTTTTTATCAAGGAAAAAAGAGGAACTAAAGGCGTAGATTTCTATAATGTAACGATCTATTCAAAATATAATCTTGAAAAAGTGGCGGTTGCAGATTCTGTGGAAATGAATATTTCCAGCGAAATAAAGACCGATAATTTTAGGCTTAATTTAAAAAATTATGCTACTTTTATGGGTTCGGTGAACACAAGAAGAGCAGAAGTGGATATGCAGAATAAAAGCAGAGCCAACTTTTTAGGACTGACTAAAGATGCAGTGATAAAGATCTCAGACACAGCAAGTCTGATTGCTCCCTACTGGAAAATAGAAAACCTGAATATCGATTCTAAAAACGGAAACTACGCAGAAGTTAATGTAAAGGATTCTTTAAAAGGAAATATTCAGAATACGGCAAAATTTATTTATTACAACAACCCGATTCGTGCCTTTAAAATTGATAAGCAGGCTCGCGTTGAGAATAAAAAACTGGAGTAA
- a CDS encoding SRPBCC family protein has translation MSSNTYVQAQMLIRKPVEEVFEAFVNPEVTTNFWFTKSTGKLEAGQTVTWDWEMYGAKSVVKVHEIISNQLIKTEWGDPAVNVDYEFREMEKGTLVIIKSYGFAQTGEDLLRVVNDNTGGFTTVLDGCKAYLEHGIKLNLIEDKFPQK, from the coding sequence ATGAGTTCAAATACCTATGTTCAAGCTCAGATGCTTATCAGGAAACCTGTTGAAGAGGTTTTTGAAGCATTTGTCAATCCTGAAGTGACAACCAATTTCTGGTTTACGAAATCTACCGGAAAACTGGAAGCAGGTCAGACTGTAACCTGGGATTGGGAGATGTATGGTGCAAAATCCGTTGTAAAAGTTCATGAAATCATTTCCAATCAGCTGATAAAAACAGAATGGGGAGATCCTGCAGTAAATGTAGACTATGAATTCAGAGAAATGGAAAAGGGAACTTTGGTTATCATTAAAAGCTATGGTTTTGCCCAGACAGGGGAAGACCTTCTGAGAGTAGTTAATGATAATACAGGCGGTTTTACTACAGTTTTAGACGGCTGTAAAGCCTATCTAGAGCATGGGATCAAACTGAACCTGATTGAAGATAAATTTCCACAGAAATAA
- a CDS encoding glycosyltransferase family 2 protein, whose protein sequence is MNLSIVIPLLNEEDSLEQLFSRIDNVCYSNSLSYEIWFVDDGSTDLSWSIIENMKVQHPQIHAIKFSRNYGKSQALHAAFERANGDVVITMDADLQDFPEEIPELYKMVVEDNYDIVSGWKKKRFDNVMTKNVPSKLFNAAARKVSGVYLHDFNCGLKAYKKQVVKSIDVYGDMHRYIPVLAANAGFRRITEKEVQHQARPYGTSKFGTERFIRGFLDLVTLWFVSRFGGRPMHFFGAVGTVMFIVGFLSALWLGVSKLIDVARGIYGHLITNNPWFFIALTMMLMGTLLFIAGFLGEMIIRTNREHKNYNIDEVI, encoded by the coding sequence ATGAATTTATCTATAGTTATTCCGTTATTAAACGAAGAGGACTCTCTGGAGCAGCTTTTTTCAAGGATTGATAACGTTTGTTATTCAAACAGCTTATCCTATGAAATCTGGTTTGTAGATGACGGAAGTACAGACCTTTCGTGGAGCATTATTGAAAATATGAAGGTTCAGCACCCTCAGATCCACGCTATCAAATTTTCCAGGAATTACGGAAAATCTCAGGCCCTTCATGCAGCTTTTGAAAGAGCAAACGGAGACGTGGTGATCACAATGGATGCTGATTTACAGGATTTCCCGGAAGAAATTCCTGAACTTTATAAAATGGTTGTCGAAGATAACTATGATATTGTTTCAGGCTGGAAAAAGAAACGTTTTGACAACGTAATGACGAAAAATGTTCCGTCAAAACTATTCAATGCAGCAGCTAGAAAAGTGTCGGGAGTTTATCTCCACGATTTCAACTGTGGCCTGAAAGCGTACAAAAAACAGGTCGTAAAATCAATCGATGTGTATGGAGATATGCACCGTTATATTCCAGTATTGGCTGCCAATGCGGGATTCAGAAGAATAACTGAAAAAGAGGTACAGCATCAGGCGAGACCTTACGGAACCTCAAAATTCGGAACCGAAAGATTTATCAGAGGTTTCCTGGATCTGGTAACCCTTTGGTTTGTAAGCAGGTTCGGAGGAAGACCTATGCATTTCTTCGGAGCGGTAGGAACGGTTATGTTTATCGTAGGTTTTCTGTCTGCACTTTGGTTGGGCGTTTCAAAACTGATTGATGTGGCAAGAGGAATTTATGGACATCTGATTACCAATAATCCATGGTTTTTTATTGCCTTAACGATGATGCTGATGGGAACATTGCTTTTTATAGCCGGATTCTTAGGAGAAATGATCATCAGAACCAACAGAGAACATAAGAATTACAATATTGATGAAGTGATTTAA
- the menA gene encoding 1,4-dihydroxy-2-naphthoate octaprenyltransferase, translating into MTDWIKAARLRTLPLSLSGIIMGAFIAKWRLYGEGGTWDWKIFALALLVTLLYQILSNYANDYGDGIKGTDAKRINEAESRAVASGRITAKQMKNAVILFSILSFAATIALLYVAFIPDYMNEFYIFIGLGVACILAAIGYTVGKKPYGYMGLGDLFVFVFFGLVSVCGSYFLFTKTFSWDMLLPGTAVGMMSMAVLNLNNMRDIESDRLSGKNSFALRIGFKSAMIYEMILLQLPLVLILIFLALNGFIQSQNYYVFIVMILLIPFAKLRRKIMSVKEPKELDPFLKQVGILTFTMAVLTAIGLNFFK; encoded by the coding sequence ATGACTGACTGGATTAAAGCCGCAAGGCTACGAACTTTACCGCTTTCTTTAAGCGGAATTATTATGGGAGCCTTCATTGCAAAATGGAGACTTTATGGCGAAGGAGGAACATGGGACTGGAAAATTTTTGCCTTGGCACTTCTGGTGACCCTTTTATATCAGATTTTATCAAACTATGCCAATGATTATGGAGACGGTATAAAAGGAACTGATGCCAAAAGAATCAATGAAGCAGAATCCAGAGCAGTAGCTTCAGGAAGAATTACGGCTAAGCAGATGAAAAATGCAGTAATTCTTTTCTCAATATTATCTTTTGCTGCTACAATTGCTTTGTTGTATGTCGCTTTCATTCCGGATTATATGAATGAATTTTATATTTTCATAGGATTGGGAGTAGCCTGTATTTTAGCAGCCATAGGTTATACCGTTGGAAAAAAACCTTACGGATACATGGGATTGGGAGATCTTTTTGTATTTGTATTCTTTGGATTGGTTTCAGTATGCGGAAGTTATTTTCTGTTTACAAAAACCTTCAGCTGGGACATGCTGTTGCCTGGAACAGCTGTAGGAATGATGAGCATGGCAGTTCTTAATCTTAATAATATGAGAGATATAGAAAGCGACAGGCTGTCAGGGAAAAACAGCTTTGCCTTGAGGATCGGTTTCAAAAGTGCAATGATTTACGAAATGATCCTTTTACAGCTTCCTCTGGTTCTGATTCTTATATTTTTAGCGCTAAACGGTTTTATACAGTCTCAGAACTATTATGTTTTCATCGTGATGATCTTACTGATTCCTTTTGCTAAGCTTAGAAGGAAAATCATGTCTGTAAAAGAACCTAAAGAATTAGATCCATTTTTAAAACAAGTGGGTATTCTTACATTTACGATGGCGGTTCTTACAGCAATAGGACTTAATTTTTTTAAATAA
- a CDS encoding DUF3667 domain-containing protein, giving the protein MNKKSCLNCGHEISDEFCPHCGQKSNTARITSRSLIKSDILGSVWHVEAKFFRTLKHVLLGPGRMGMDYISGKRIKYYNLFSLLLILFGFNVLAMHLYLDLNPNEIPEGSTKVIDVFSKYSKTILFVLIPLLALNAWILFKRIKLNFAEHIIMASVSLSGILTLLLLDDLVSIVAVFKPLSKIFSIIDKIIVFSCVVFPAFTYWNAFKESYPKLGLWWRLLVFYILMGIECLLIIALLYKNILS; this is encoded by the coding sequence ATGAACAAAAAAAGTTGTTTGAACTGCGGTCATGAAATTTCCGATGAGTTTTGTCCTCATTGCGGACAAAAATCCAACACCGCAAGAATAACTTCACGTTCTCTTATCAAAAGTGATATTTTAGGCTCGGTCTGGCATGTAGAAGCGAAGTTTTTCCGGACTTTAAAACATGTTTTGCTTGGACCCGGAAGAATGGGAATGGATTATATTTCAGGGAAACGGATTAAATATTACAACTTATTTTCTTTACTGCTTATTTTATTTGGATTTAATGTATTGGCAATGCATCTCTATCTGGATCTCAACCCGAATGAAATTCCTGAAGGCAGCACAAAAGTGATAGATGTTTTCTCGAAATATTCTAAAACGATTTTATTTGTATTGATCCCTTTGTTAGCCTTAAATGCATGGATTCTTTTTAAACGTATTAAATTGAATTTTGCAGAGCATATTATTATGGCATCAGTAAGCCTTTCAGGAATTCTAACGCTATTATTGCTTGATGATCTGGTAAGTATCGTTGCTGTATTTAAGCCGTTATCTAAAATCTTTAGTATAATAGATAAAATTATTGTTTTTAGTTGTGTCGTATTTCCTGCCTTTACTTATTGGAATGCCTTTAAAGAAAGCTATCCAAAGCTGGGTTTATGGTGGAGATTATTAGTGTTTTATATTTTAATGGGAATAGAGTGCCTGCTTATAATTGCACTTCTATATAAAAATATTTTAAGTTAA
- a CDS encoding phospho-sugar mutase, which yields MTTLEKAQLWLSDTFDKETKDAVQVLIDSNSPDLEDSFYRELEFGTGGMRGVMGVGTNRLNKYTLGQATQGLANYMLQQFKGEEIKVAIAYDVRHNSKEFGKLVADVLTANGIKVLLFKDHRPTPELSFTVRDKKCNGGIVLTASHNPPEYNGYKVYWNDGAQIVPPHDEAIINEVYSVKFDEIKFNGNDDLIEWIGEEQDDVYIDACIENSTYQNVGKENLNIVFTSIHGTTYTTVPKALEKAGFKKIDLVKEQMIPSGNFTTVESPNPEEPAALEMALDLARITNADIVIGTDPDGDRLGIAVRNLDGEMQLLNGNQTNTILTYYILNEWRKLGKITGKEFIGSTIVTSDIFFDIAQKFGVQCKSGLTGFKWIGKMIREAEGKEKFICGGEESFGFMTGDFVRDKDSCGSIVLACEIAAWCKANGKTMYQYMIEIYKDLGMYYEGLVNIVRKGKEGAEEIQNMMKNFRENPPKELAGSLVEEVKDYKEQTSLNISSNETKVMNDIPKSNVLIYYTQDGTKVCVRPSGTEPKIKFYISVKDTITSEADFKDKLKSLEAKIEDVRKDLKLD from the coding sequence ATGACAACATTAGAAAAAGCGCAACTTTGGTTAAGTGATACATTCGATAAAGAAACAAAAGATGCCGTACAGGTATTAATCGACAGCAATTCTCCGGATCTGGAAGATTCTTTCTACAGAGAGCTTGAATTTGGTACAGGAGGAATGAGAGGTGTCATGGGAGTAGGAACCAACCGCTTGAATAAATATACATTAGGACAGGCTACACAGGGACTGGCCAATTATATGCTTCAGCAGTTTAAAGGAGAAGAGATCAAAGTAGCTATTGCTTATGACGTTCGCCACAATTCAAAAGAATTCGGGAAACTGGTTGCTGATGTCTTAACAGCTAATGGAATTAAAGTGCTTCTTTTCAAAGATCACAGACCAACCCCGGAACTGTCTTTTACTGTAAGAGACAAAAAATGTAATGGAGGAATTGTATTAACAGCATCGCACAATCCACCTGAATACAACGGTTATAAAGTATATTGGAACGATGGTGCACAGATTGTTCCGCCACATGATGAAGCGATCATCAATGAAGTCTATTCTGTGAAATTTGACGAAATTAAATTCAACGGAAATGATGACCTGATCGAATGGATAGGAGAAGAGCAGGATGATGTGTATATTGATGCCTGTATTGAAAACTCAACCTATCAGAATGTTGGAAAAGAAAATTTAAATATTGTTTTTACCTCTATCCACGGAACAACTTATACTACGGTTCCAAAGGCTTTGGAAAAAGCAGGATTCAAAAAGATAGATCTTGTCAAAGAACAGATGATTCCAAGCGGTAATTTTACCACGGTAGAATCTCCGAACCCGGAAGAGCCTGCAGCACTGGAAATGGCATTGGATCTGGCAAGAATTACCAATGCAGACATCGTGATTGGAACAGATCCGGATGGGGATAGATTGGGAATTGCCGTAAGAAACCTTGATGGAGAAATGCAGCTTCTTAATGGTAATCAAACCAATACGATCCTTACTTATTATATTTTAAATGAATGGAGAAAGCTGGGCAAAATCACAGGAAAAGAATTTATTGGTTCCACGATTGTAACTTCAGATATTTTCTTTGATATTGCTCAGAAGTTTGGAGTTCAGTGTAAATCAGGACTTACCGGATTCAAATGGATAGGAAAAATGATCCGTGAAGCGGAAGGAAAAGAGAAATTCATCTGCGGTGGCGAAGAAAGTTTTGGTTTTATGACCGGAGATTTTGTCCGTGATAAAGATTCATGTGGAAGTATCGTTTTAGCCTGTGAAATTGCAGCATGGTGCAAAGCTAATGGCAAAACAATGTACCAGTATATGATCGAGATCTACAAAGATCTGGGAATGTATTATGAAGGACTGGTGAATATCGTCAGAAAAGGAAAAGAAGGTGCTGAAGAGATCCAGAACATGATGAAAAACTTCCGCGAAAATCCACCAAAAGAATTGGCAGGATCTTTAGTTGAAGAAGTGAAAGATTATAAAGAACAGACCAGCTTAAATATTTCAAGCAACGAAACCAAAGTAATGAACGACATTCCAAAATCGAATGTGCTGATTTATTATACCCAGGATGGGACTAAAGTCTGTGTAAGACCTTCAGGAACTGAACCGAAAATTAAATTTTATATTTCTGTAAAAGATACCATTACTTCTGAAGCAGATTTTAAAGATAAACTGAAATCATTAGAAGCTAAAATCGAGGACGTAAGAAAAGATTTGAAATTAGATTAA
- a CDS encoding M48 family metallopeptidase, translating into MKKLILGIAIVASAFVFGQKADVNAKLQEANKAAMDAYNAKNYTVAAPKFLEVYNLLKTNGQDDKIYMYYAGLSYALANNTDESIKIYTELINSGFTGVQTTYTAKEKKSGNVVNLDKATWELMKKNADYSDFKTEQTASVEPDLYETLTTLLLNAKKPNEALVIIEKGLAKYPNNAKLKDAQSTAYYDSGNTEKFIVTLKEQLAKNPNDATNWYNLGVMQSKNPATLEDAITSFKKAIEIKPDFENAHQNLVYTVIGDDSKIVEQINATRKEKPEEATKLIDARKERFAKALPYAEGWYKAAPESLDALTALKEIYIVTKNVDKIKDLKVKEAELKAKAPAK; encoded by the coding sequence ATGAAGAAACTTATTTTAGGTATTGCAATCGTGGCTTCTGCTTTTGTTTTTGGTCAGAAAGCTGATGTGAATGCCAAATTACAGGAAGCAAACAAAGCTGCTATGGATGCGTATAATGCAAAAAATTATACCGTTGCAGCCCCTAAGTTTTTAGAAGTCTATAACTTATTAAAAACGAATGGTCAGGATGATAAAATATATATGTATTATGCAGGATTGAGTTATGCTTTGGCAAATAACACCGACGAATCCATCAAAATATATACAGAACTTATCAACTCTGGCTTTACTGGTGTTCAGACTACGTATACGGCAAAAGAAAAAAAATCCGGAAATGTAGTGAATTTGGATAAAGCTACCTGGGAACTGATGAAGAAAAATGCTGATTATTCAGATTTCAAAACAGAACAGACAGCAAGTGTTGAACCGGATCTATATGAAACGTTAACAACATTGCTTCTCAATGCGAAAAAACCTAATGAAGCATTAGTGATCATTGAAAAAGGATTAGCAAAATATCCAAATAATGCTAAACTTAAAGATGCCCAGAGTACTGCTTACTACGATTCAGGAAATACTGAAAAGTTCATTGTCACCCTTAAAGAACAGCTTGCAAAGAACCCAAACGATGCGACCAATTGGTATAATCTTGGCGTAATGCAGTCTAAAAATCCTGCCACATTGGAAGATGCTATCACATCATTCAAGAAAGCAATTGAAATCAAGCCTGATTTTGAGAATGCTCACCAGAACCTGGTATATACCGTAATTGGTGATGATTCTAAAATTGTTGAGCAGATCAATGCAACAAGAAAAGAAAAACCAGAAGAAGCTACCAAGCTGATCGATGCAAGAAAAGAAAGGTTTGCTAAAGCTCTTCCTTATGCTGAAGGTTGGTATAAAGCAGCCCCTGAAAGCCTTGATGCTCTAACTGCGTTGAAAGAGATCTATATTGTAACAAAAAATGTAGATAAAATTAAAGATCTTAAAGTTAAAGAAGCTGAGCTTAAAGCAAAAGCCCCAGCAAAATAA
- a CDS encoding 1,4-dihydroxy-2-naphthoyl-CoA synthase: MIEWKTVKEYEDITYKKCNGVARIAFNRPELRNAFRPKTTSELYDAFYDASEDSSIGVVLLTGEGPSPKDGGWAFCSGGDQKARGHQGYVGEDGRHRLNILEVQRLIRFMPKVVIAVVPGWAVGGGHSLHVVCDLTLASKEHAIFKQTDADVTSFDGGYGSAYLAKMVGQKKAREIFFLGRNYSAQEAMDMGMVNAVIPHAELEDTAYEWAQEILAKSPLSIRMLKFAMNLTDDGMVGQQVFAGEATRLAYMTEEAQEGRNAFLEKRKPDFGENQWIS, encoded by the coding sequence ATGATCGAGTGGAAAACCGTCAAAGAATACGAAGATATTACCTATAAAAAATGTAATGGTGTAGCGAGAATTGCTTTCAACAGACCAGAACTTCGAAACGCTTTTCGTCCAAAAACTACCTCAGAATTGTATGATGCTTTTTATGATGCTTCTGAAGATTCGTCAATAGGAGTGGTTTTGCTTACCGGAGAAGGGCCAAGCCCTAAAGATGGAGGTTGGGCATTTTGCAGCGGAGGAGACCAAAAAGCAAGAGGACATCAGGGATATGTAGGAGAAGATGGAAGACACCGTTTAAACATTTTGGAAGTTCAGCGTTTGATTCGTTTCATGCCGAAAGTTGTTATTGCGGTTGTTCCGGGCTGGGCTGTAGGCGGAGGACATTCACTTCATGTAGTTTGTGATCTTACGTTAGCGAGTAAAGAACATGCCATTTTCAAACAGACTGATGCCGATGTTACAAGTTTTGACGGAGGTTACGGATCAGCTTACCTTGCCAAAATGGTAGGTCAGAAGAAAGCCCGTGAAATATTCTTTTTAGGAAGAAACTATTCTGCTCAGGAAGCGATGGACATGGGAATGGTAAATGCTGTTATTCCTCACGCAGAATTAGAAGATACAGCTTATGAATGGGCTCAGGAAATTTTAGCTAAATCTCCACTATCGATCAGAATGCTGAAATTTGCCATGAACCTTACCGATGACGGAATGGTAGGGCAGCAGGTATTTGCAGGAGAAGCAACCCGTTTGGCTTACATGACGGAAGAAGCTCAGGAAGGAAGAAATGCATTCCTTGAAAAAAGAAAACCTGACTTCGGAGAAAATCAGTGGATATCTTAA